From Channa argus isolate prfri chromosome 21, Channa argus male v1.0, whole genome shotgun sequence, one genomic window encodes:
- the LOC137106544 gene encoding rho GTPase-activating protein 8-like, whose translation MTSISDLEQLAEIELQQEEEDERCVTDDRSLPPSSSLGSDVSHPYYDVARHGIIQVSGDDNYGRKLIIFSSCCLPPSHELNHQRLLEYMKFTLDQYVEMDYILVYFHHGLRSSNKPSLKWLREAYNEFDRKYKKNLKTLYVVHPTNFIRIVWNIFKPLISHKFGKKLTYVNYLAELQGHLNYDQLIIPADVLRHDEKLRAAQKGGPPPPMKTPPARPPLPTQQFGVSLQYIRERKRESVIPPVLFQTVSYLKDKGLRTEGLFRRSARVQVIKDVQKLYNQGKPVDFDQYNDVHVPAVILKTFLRELPEPLLTFRIYNQVQDILSVESILRVTRCKQIIESLPEHNFIVAKYLLGFLHMVSQQSIVNKMSPSNLACVFGVNLVWPRHSSISLSALTPLNIFTEILIEHFDTVFGSRCPPGQVTP comes from the exons ATGACGTCTATCTCCGACCTGGAGCAGCTGGCTGAAATCG AACTtcaacaggaggaggaagacgagAGGTGTGTGACAGACGATCGATCGCTTCCTCCCAGCAGCAGTCTGGGTTCTGATGTCTCCCACCCGTATTACGATGTGGCTCGGCACGGCATCATCCAGGTGTCAG GGGACGACAACTACGGCAGGAAGTTGATCATcttcagcagctgctgtttgcCTCCATCGCACGAGCTGAACCACCAACGCCTGCTCGA GTACATGAAGTTCACCTTGGACCAGTATGTGGAGATGGACTACATCCTGGTTTACTTCCATCATGGTCTGAGGAGCAGCAACAAGCCGTCCCTGAAATGGCTACGAGAAGCCTACAATGAGTTTGACAGGAA ATACAAGAAGAACCTGAAGACTCTGTACGTCGTTCATCCTACAAACTTCATCCGAATCGTCTGGAACATTTTCAAACCTCTGATCAG TCATAAGTTTGGGAAGAAGCTGACGTATGTCAACTACCTGGCTGAGCTCCAAGGTCACCTGAACTACGATCAGCTCATCATCCCTGCTGATGTTCTCAG acatgATGAGAAGTTACGAGCGGCTCAGAAAGGTGGACCCCCTCCCCCGATGAAAACTCCCCCAGCTCGACCCCCGCTGCCCACGCAGCAGTTTGGCGTCAGTCTGCAGTA catcagagagaggaagagggagtcTGTCATCCCACCTGTGCTTTTCCAGACCGTCTCCTACCTGAAGGATAAAG GTCTCAGGACTGAGGGGCTCTTCAGGCGTTCGGCCCGTGTGCAGGTCATCAAGGATGTTCAGAAACTCTATAACCAGG GGAAGCCTGTTGACTTTGATCAGTACAATGACGTTCACGTCCCTGCTGTGATCCTGAAGACGTTTCTGCGAGAGCTGCCTGAACCTCTGCTCACATTCAGGATCTACAACCAGGTCCAGGACATCCTCA gtgtGGAGAGCATTCTCCGTGTGACGAGGTGTAAACAGATCATTGAAAGTCTTCCTGAGCATAACTTCATTGTGGCCAAGTACCTGCTGGGTTTCCTCCACATG GTGTCTCAGCAGAGCATTGTCAACAAAATGAGTCCGTCCAACTTGGCCTGTGTGTTCGGGGTGAACCTGGTTTGGCCTCGTCACagctccatctctctctccgcTCTGACTCCCCTCAACATCTTCACCGAGATCCTCATCGAGCACTTTGACACCGTGTTCGGCTCTCGCTGCCCACCTGGACAGGTAACGCCCTGA